The nucleotide sequence CAAGCTAATGTAACATAAAAATTTATACCGTACAGAAGTAAAATAATGGAGAACAAACTTGTACAGACATGCTGGCGTGGCGTGGAAGATTTAATGGAATGGATGACTGCATCTGTTTATTAAATGTGGCAAAGATAGAAGGACGTGCTGCAAGCATACCTTCATGCTGGGCATCGAGTTGTTTGTATTTGATGCTGCCCAGTTCCTGCTGCAGGCATCTAGGGAGCTTTTTTATAGCAGGGCAGCCTGTAATTTTAAGAAACCTGAGAGAACTGTATACGTGCGGCTCATTCGGCAAGGATGCAAGGGTACTGCATCTTTGAAGACCAAGGACTTCCAGCGATGGGGGGTGCTCTCCCGACAGACACTCCAATGATGTCAACCCACTATTGCCAATAATAGTCAGTGCTTTGAGAGGTGCAGGCAGACAGAGAGTCCCACCCAACATGCCAGCACAGTCCTGTATTCCTAGAACTTCGAGATGGGGAGGAAGTAAATGCActattgctgttgctgctgctgctagtgGCTCTGGCATGATAGGACTTCTGCTTATGGAGGTAGTGAGTTGTGGTTTCTGGAGCCCACCCAACTGACATGATAGGACTTGAATACTACTGCAGTCAGCAATTTGTAAGGTATTTAAGGATGGAGGCAGATTTAGAACCGCTGGTAAGCTTCCACATCCAACTAAATGTAGATCTTCTAGGCATGGATAAAAGTGATTCATGGGTGAAGAGGACAACTCTGATACAGCTGTAGGCACGATTGCCTCACTGCTAGTAGATCCTTCAACTAACTCTGCCATGCCCTGCTGCTTGCCAAATATATATTCAAGCTTAGGACACGACCTAATCTCCATGCTCTTGAGAGATGCCGGGCCAGTGATCATCTCTACCACACTTTCACACCATTTTAACTGAAGAGACTCCAGACCTCTCAGGTGCTGGCTCCTTTCGGAAGCCAATGGATCAAGAGGAGCTTGTGCATATCCAGTCAGATTTTCGCAGTTTGTAATCACTAATGTCCTCAAGGATACCAAGCTTTGGAGCACTTTCTCTGGCCAGTGGACGAGCACATCGCATCTATCAATTTCCAACTTTTTAAGGTGTACAAAATAGTCCCACGGCTCTAGTGCACCTGGTCCAAAGAATGAGTTGCAGCATCCTAACTCCACAACTGTAAGAGGGGATTTCTGGTTCCATTTCTCCTTGTTATCCACTGGTACAATTGAAGTGCACTCAGCCTCTGATGTTTTTTCTGTGTATTCTAGCTTCAGTGTCAGATTGGTCAGTGAAGACAAATAACTGTGTACACAGTGGAAGATCTCTTGTTTGCCATCTATAATATGTAATACACTGAGATTTGGTGCTTCAGGTAAACCTATTACCTCTGGGCATCTCAAAACAAACAGCTCCTCAAGCTGAGGAAACAATATCTGTTCACCTTCAGTAGCAGCACCCCATCTCTGAAACCTCTCTAAGTCTATCATTTTCAGCACCTTTAGGGAAGGAAACGCTGAGTGTATCAATCTATAACCACCTTCACTGCATGCTTCTTGAAGCAACGGTGCTTCAGGTAACGCTGTCAGCTTTGGGCATTTCTCAATTGACAGTTCCTCAAGCTGAGGAAACAATATCTGTTCCCCTTGAGTCTCTTCGACTTCATCCCATCTCTTAAAGCTCTCCAAGTCTTCCAGTTCGAGCACCTTTAGGGCAGGAAATGCTGAGCGTACCAATTTATAACCACCTTCACCACAAGGTCTTTGCAACAATGGTGCTTCACACAATGCTACCAACTTTCCACAATGACTAATAAACAACTTCTCAAGCACAGGAAATATTGTCTGTTCTTCTTGCCTCTCATCTATTTGCCACCATCTCTCAAAACCCAACAAATGCTCTAGTGTAAGCACCTTCAGTTTTGGAAAAGTGAAGATTGTACTAGATCTGAACAAAACTTGCAATCTTTGGCAACCAACAAGATGGATCTCAACCATGTTTTGCAGCATACCCATGCACTCTCCTCCATAGGAATATATCTTCAGAACCTGCAGCCCACCACGTGGTTTGAAATTGTCGAGAACCTTGCTATCACAAACAGAATTCCATCTTAACGTCAGTTCTCTGAGATCCTTCTTGTTTCCAAGGTTTTCCACTTTTTCCTCTGCTGCTATAACATTCTCTATCTGACATAGGTCTAACTGCCCACCAAGGTTTAAATGCTGCAGCTCTCCGACATCACTGCAATCAAGGCCAGTAACTGCTGCCACAAAACATGTGAGCGTCTGCAGCTTTTTGAGTTTTCCGAGTTCTGGAGGCATGGACTTCAACTCCGGACATCCATGAGTGTAGAGGTGGCAGAGGGAAGTCATATACTTCATTTGCCTCGGAAGTCGATCAAGATAAGAGCAGTAGGAAAGGTCCAGCATTTGCAGGTTATATAGAATACTTATATCTTCAGGAAGTGATTTGATATAACTCCACGAGAGATCAAGGTACCTCAGGTGATGTAGATACTTTGGTTTTAGTGGAAATGATTCTGTCCACATACAGAGCTCTAAGGCATGCAAAGAGCTGTATTTTGACAGATGCTTCAACGAGCTTTGCATAGGACTATCACATATGAGTGTTTGAATGGCAGGGGATCTTTTCTCCAAAGAATCATTCAAAATACCTTCTGTTCCTTTACATGATAAAAACAAATGCCGAGCAGTATCTCCAAGCCACTCAATTTCACTTAGCTCCATAGTCGCAGCAACACATTCCTTTTCCATAACAGACattgcaatatcatgcataagaTCGTGGATTTTACATGAATTTCTTGAATAATAACCCCAGTCTTCTTTACTCTTCTCTATATCCAGAAAGAATGACCTTGAAGCAAGCTCATCAAAAATAAGTTGTCCAATGATTTCAAGACTATCTTCCTTGTGTTGAGGGATAAAGCCATTTGCGATCCATAGTTGGATCAGCTTCCCTACATCAATCTTGTAATCCTTTGGAAATACAGCACAAAAAGCAAAGCACTGCTTCATGTGCGATGGCAAATCGTTGTAGCTAAGCTTGAGTATTGGCAAGATTCCAGTTTCCTCAGTGCAAATGCTGCTTCTAGATGCTATAGCCTTCCATTCTTTCACGGTGGCCTTGGTACGAAGTACAGAACCCAGTGCACTTGCAGCTAAAGGAGAGCCACGACATCTGTTCACAATCTGATCAACCATCTTGGCTAGCTCAACAGGCTTTTTTTTTCGGGAACTGAATGCTCCAGCCTCAATAATTTCCTTTAAGAATCTATCATCCAAACGACCGAGAATGTGGGTATCTGCACCCATAATTTCAGCAACTCCTTTATCACGAGTTGTTGTCAGCACCGCACTACCCATGGCACCATGCTTAAGATGGTCCTTCAGCCTTTCCCACTTATGGACTTCTCTGTTCCAGACATCATCCAACACAAGGAGATACCTCTGCCCGCTGACCAATTTCTGAAGTCTCTCTAGTTGTGGTTTGTTTGTATCATCATTTTTCTTGGGAGATGCTTCAACTATACTCTTGGCTAGGGAGTTCACATCAAAGACATCAGAGACACATACCCACAGCAACAATTCGAAATGCTTCTGAATTCTAGGTTCATTGTATATGAGTTGTGCTAATGTGGTCTTGCCAAGGCCACCCATTCCAACGATGGGAACAACTGCAAGATCTGCATTGTTAGCTTGACCAAGTAGTGTAGCAACAATATTCTTCTTATCTTTGTCTCTGGACCTGCTTGCAATTTCTTGTGGGTCAGTGATAACATAATCGGTCTGCCTCCACTCCATGGACACCGGCGGCTGCGGTTGATACTTGAACCCAAAGACCTGCATCTCTGCTATGAGGACCTCAACGGCTTGCAAAATCAGGCAAAGCTTGAGGCCCATTTTGTAACGGAACGCAACACGATTGTGAGTAGGGAAGAGTTTTATTACATCGAAGCCAAGCTTGTTGTAGTGCCCCTTCTTCCTGGCTTCACGGCGGAGCGCTTCATACTTGAACTCGTCAAAGACTTCATTTGCTTCATAGGCCACAGTCTTGAGCTCCTGAAGCCAGGCTTTGGCACCTTCTCTATGAGCCGTGGCCTGCTCCTCGGCATCGGTGATGACGTCGAGGATGGCCGGAAGCTTACGCTTGAGAATCTTGTGCTGCTCCTCCATTCCCTCCATCACCTTGTACTGGTCCAGGAGGGAGCTGGATGCCTTGCTCATCAACAGGGACACCAGTGGCCGGATGGCCATGGCGGCCACCACCTCCGCCATTGGAACGCTCACACGATTGGCACAACAATGGGAAACACGAGCACGGAGTGGAATGGAGAAGAGAATGGTGTGAGCAAGACGTGCATGCTTTGCTTGTATGAAATTGGAAGCCAACGTGATTATTGGCTTCTGGCGAGTCAAGTAGATGAGTTTGATTGCTAGGAACCAATCACAATTATCCAATTGTGTAACAGCTCAGCACAGGGCATTCTTTTTGGGCTAAAATAGAATAGGGACAACCAGCATACCTTGGTAACAGCTAGGGGTATCTTCAGTTCTTAATAAGGCACAGCTAGAGCGCAAGGCAACAGACAGTCAGAATATTGCAAGTAGAGCagtatattatgagtttatatcaGGTGCATCCAATGCATGTTTTCAAAAGTGACGTTCCATTGGTTGTGACTTTAGCAGATGGTAGAGGAATGCAAATTAAAAAAAAAGTAGCAGGAATGCAAATTAAACAATTACCTCCACTGACTACACATGTGACAACACACCTACTGTGCAACAACAAAACATACTTATCTCGAGTACCTGCCTCCCAAGGACACCAGAACATTAGTTTTCTTGATTAGTTGAATCTTGAATGCGTCACATACTTGTCTAAATATGATTGGGTACAGGATTGATCTTGGAATGATCATAATCAGCCGTCAAAGGATTAATATTTTATTCATATAGGCAGATATAATACATTACCTACTGATGGGACACAAGAAAGAGGCATGCTTGCTAACCTTATGCTGAGATTCATGCAAGTTGTGGTAACACACTCCACGGTTTTTAGGAATAAATATATAATTTTAATCTGCTCATGTACCAAACAAACGTAGAAACAGTTAACAACCACGATGAGATTATATGCAGCATCATTTTAATCCTCATGAGATCAGACAGCCATACTTAGTGCCAAGAATGAACAAGGTGGTTTGCATTTACGATGCAGGTTTTAAATTAGTCAAATTGCTAAACCAAGGCACTGGCAGACATATGGGACAATGTGCACTTCAGTTACAAAACGTCCACTTGCAGGTAGGAAAACAGTATATGTCAGTACATCCAGAACATTGCAAGTGGAGCATTATTTTGTGTATTTATGTCAGTATACATCCAACGGAGTTTTCAAAAGTGACGTTCCATTGGCCGTGACCTTACCAAAGGTACGAAATTTCTGTCCAATTAAAAAAGGTCCCAGTAAGAGAAATTAAACAATTACCTCCACTTACTAGACGTGTGATAGCACACCTACCGGGCAACAACAACATATACCTATCTCGAGTACCTGCCGCCAATGGAGGACTGCAATATTGGTTTTTGTGGATTCACTGAATCTTGATTCTTGAATGCATCACCCCTGCTGAAGAGAGAAGACCCAGAAGCAAGTGGTTATTTCTTGTCCCTTTTTAATGACTCTTATTATCGATCTCAGAAATGATCATGATGATTATTTCTTGTTCATATGGACATATGTAATACTTAATACACTGATATCATAAATCATAACTTGACCATCTTCCGTTATTTGATGATGACAGAAAGGCGTGTGAGCATGCCTTCCAATTTGATAAGTTCAATATGTTGTGTTGCACTGTTGCTGCAAGACAGTGAAACCCCCCATAAGGGGACATACGAAAAAATTCATATCATCTCAACGAGCTCAAGTTAACTAATTAAAAATCATAACAAGCCTAACTTTCTAACTGTACAGTGAAGCAAAAAATtaaagatagagagggagaagcATGCTAACCTTACGCTGAGACCAATGCAAGTTGTAAATTGTAATTACTAGCGACGCTCCTCAGTTCTTAGCACGGAATAACCCTAGAATTTTAACCTGTTGACGCATCAAGAAAATATAGGACGACAGTTGCAGCAAGCTCTGATGAGTGAGGTTGTATGCAGCATCTTTTTAACTGAAACAGCACGGAAGAGGCCTACTAATACAACAGTATATTAACAGGAGACTTGCCATCATACAGATGTGGATTGCCAATTTACAAGATGAACTATGTGGCGTCTTTCGGACTGCTGATGCCCGTGGTCGCCGGCGCCATTGacggacggcgagcggcggcggtgggATTCGTTAGAGTCGCTGGACCAGCGCCAGCAGACTCGGCGGCGAAGAGGAAATGGGAGGGGGGAGAGATGCAGAATCGGGAGAGTGTTGGTGGGCCTCACAAAAACAGAGCCCAGTTCAAATCTGCCCCCGGTTTCTCTCAAAAACCAAATTCTCCGGCCCTGACATCACGTTACTTATTTCATCCCCTCGCAGGGAAAAACATGTTGTAGATtctcaaaataaaagaaaaaaacttTTATAAATTGATTCTCACCCAAATAAATAAATACTAAATCTGTACTAAAATCTCAAAAAaatgaaaatatatatatatatgtggtgtTTCCTGAGAAATGATGAGAATGGAATGAAGAAAAAAAAAACTCTCCCATGGGACCTCCTACTCTACGCTCTAAGTGTCGCTAGAACATACAGGCAACGCAACATGGATCGGCTTGTTTCGCTCCCTACAAGTAGTTGGTATTGTAGGGTACTTTTTTCCCGGTTTTACCATGCTTTCTACAAGATTTTTGCGGATAAAAAATATATTGCAAAATGAAATTACATGTTTTTTAATGTCCATCCCTCATTTAGAAAACTTCACAAATTATAAAAACCATTAgacttatttatcgaaaaaggctttcgccccgctttatatgtAAAGCACCACCACACATTACAGCCAGCATCaaggaaggaaaagaaaagaaaagaaaaaaaaagaaaatcgaCAAGATACAGACACTACGGAACAGCGAACGCCGGCCTCAGATCATGCCAACAGCGCGAACGCGACAAGGGAGCAAATCATCACCGGAGGAGATCCACGCTCCATCAACTCCCAAGGGCTCCTATTGTCCCACCTTCCGCCGCTGCCTCCGAAGAGGGCACCCCTGCCCTCTCGTCCTGGATCGAAGGACGCCGTCCCTGTCAGGAGGCAGAATCGCTCATCCCTGAGCTCGGATGAACGGGCCAACAAGAGGCCAGGGAGAGGACGGCAGCCCTGGCCACCTCACCTCTCATAGGAACCCATACGTCGCCATCGCCTCCAGCCAAGACCAAGAAGCCCACACCACTGCCGAGCAGGAACACCACCGAAGAATAGGCAGAGCACCACCGCGCCGAGCCCCTGACCCCCTGGACTCCCAAGGTGGCGCCTTCAAGAAGTAACCGTCGCCGAAGCGCCGTCGCCACCCAATCAAGAGATTTTAGGCTTTCGCCCGGGACCAGGGGACGGAGGGCGGGAAGGAGGTCTCAATGTCGCCCACCAGAGGGAGAAACGATGCCGGGAGCGTCGCCAACATCGTGACCAGCACCGCCAGtcaagggtttcccccaaccccgaGCCCGAACCTCCAATGCATCGCCAATCATCCAAGCAAGATGCTCGGGGGGAGCCCAAGACTGGCAGGCAGAGGGAAACGTGCGCCTGTGCAGCCGCCATCTCCAGATCTGAACCACGCCCACCACTGCCTTGCCGCCCAGCACGGCCAAGACAGCGCACTGCAACGCCAACGCCACCCGAGTCGAGGAAGGGGAGGCGCCCTCTCCATCAGTGGCAGCCGCCACCCACGGCCTCGGGGAACCCTAGGATCCAAACTAGCCACCGGATCCATGCGTCCCCGCCGGACCCAGCACCCCGACGAGCGGCGGCCCGCGCCGCCGAGATCCTGAGCAGGGGAGGAAGGAGAGAGGCCCTGCCGCTGCCAGCGCCGCACGGGCTTCGCCCGGCAGATGCCCTCTggcagcggcgaggaggaggagaggacgaTGGGGGAGGCTAGCGCCGGCGGCGGATCTGGAGCCCCCAGGACGCGCTCACGGGGCGCGTTGCgggagcgcggggggggggggggggggggggggagggagggcggcTTAGACTTATTTTAAAATATAACTTTGCAAGACTTAcaggaaaatgttcatgaattcaaacaaACCTTTAcggatttaaaaaataataattttagaATATGTACACTGATTTATAGAAAAAATGACTacatattttaaatatgttcatgattttcacaAAAAAGTTTATGATGTACAAAATTCCTAAAATTGAAAATAGTGTTTCACAAATTTAGAGAGAAAACGTTAATTGGTTAAATATAAATGTTAAGAAAAAAAATacagaaatagaaaataaaatagaaacaaAAATCAGTGGGAAAGCAACATAAAACTGGAGCAAACCAGAAAAATTACTGAAACAATAAATGAGAGATAGAAAGAAAAACACCATAATAAAAATTGCAAACAAAAACTATGAGACAGTAAAAAAAAGCACAAATCTGAAAAAAAAAATTGCACAGAAAACATCACCAAGAAATGGGTTTTTCAAAAATCGATCTCTGGCTACGTAAATATGTACTCACTCCTTCCCAAGATAAGTGTTTCAACTTTGTACTCCGTTCGTTCCTACATTTGTAGTACATAAGAGCAACTCTATATATTTTTAGAGTACATTCCAAACCCAACCGCCCCGTGGCTACTGAAATTTCAACATATTATCAGTAGGTTGGGAAGAAAAAAAATATGATCTTGAGAGGAAATGTGGTGGAAGTAAATCGGATATCTAGAGAGCACTACTGGGCAACAGCGGCCATGACACTGAACTGCTGACCACTGCCTGTTGTAGACACCCACCCAAAGGCGTAGCAGCCAACCAAATCTAAATCAGATCATCTGCGTCGGCCTGAGATGTGACTCAGCGGCTATGCTCGACTCGACTCGACGCCGGGCACTCACCCTACGCAGCAGGCCCTAACAATTCTCGATCTAGAGCAACTGCAGGTTCAGTATAGTTTCAGAAGCAATTACAAGCCAGCATTCATTCCCCTAGCTAGCAGACTCACATGCTTCAGCAGGCTCCAATCTAGAGAATGCTGGAAAGCTTCTCAACAAGTCCAAGCTTTAGTTCCTATTGCAAAATGGATGATATACCCCGCCAACAACTCCACAGTAACCAAAAATGATAGCCCCACTATCTGCATTGAAACAGATAAAAATTACAGTTCAAAAAGTTTCTCGAACAAGTTAAAGGCCAATTTCTTCTCAATCATATAACAATACCAACACTAGATACATAAAAGATAGCTCACAAATCTAAGTACAGATCCCAGCTTCTGCTAAACCTGGGAAAATGCTCAAGGACAAATATGTTCAGTGCGGTTGAATCTAAAACTGGAATTTCTCCATAGACAGACATACAGTTTTCAGAAGGAGAGCACTGCAAATGTCTGTCTTCACCCGTTTCTCATAGGGCCATCGCTGTCAACATGAAAGCCACACCTGTTGTTGCTACTTAACCATCTTACACCGTGCAAACCAAACGACCACCTGAAACAGTCTGCCGCCAAGTTCCTGAGATCCATCCATGAGTATCATTCACATCGTTCGTCAAGGCCTCTGACAATAAATAGCCTCTCAAGTCAGAAGCACGATAACATGAGATCAGCAAAGTACTAAATGTGTTGAGAGTTTCAATTCGTTACTCACCGTACGTACTTGGGGACAGGTCCATCATGGGGTCGCCATGTGGACCCTGTACCTGCAAAAAGTATATATGGAGCGCTTACAGACTGCAACAAAAACAAGATTCCTTGTTAAACCAGCTCATGAAAGAGATCTTTATTGAAATCAAATCCATAATAGAACAGCAAAAAATTCCGAGACGAccacatatatttttcttaaagGAGGATAaaccccggcctctacatctggacgatgcatgcagccatattattaattattctcaaAGACCCAACAAAGTAATACGTCAGTCAGCCTGAAGCCACCTTCTAGACAAcacctgttgctactcctatcccttGATGAAGGTGTGGCGAATATCCGGGCCTAATATCAAACGGACATCGCAACAAATCTTAACATCACCACatacatctatctatctatctaccatCTATACTTCTATATctatatacctatactaattacagactcccaagaaattaccacattaattagattttacgagccgttcatctggtgggaccgaatctatatacctatactaattacagactcccaagaaaAAACATTCAGATACCATGAGATCTTAAACCTGTCAAGATCTAATACAATAGCTAACCATCCCTCACACGATTTGATTGTGTAAAAAAAAGCCCATCACAGCCCACACATGCACGTGACCCAACTTATACATAATTACTCCATGCGTTCTATTCCTCCATGGACATAACCcccgtgcacccccccccccctaggcatCTCCTCCCTCGCTCACGCAATTGTCTTTCTCCTGTCATTCTGATCATCAACGTCGTGTTAGATCTAGCAGCAACTCCAATTCCACCAGGCCATGGGCTCATGGCGAATCAGCCTTGCTTGTTCCCGTCGGTGCCATCAGcccatctctctctatctctctctctctctctctctctctctctctctctagtgccatcagcccgtctctctctctccctctctcatcctCGAGGACGATGCCAGCTGATGTCACTTTCATCAGACAATCTTCAGCAACCACTACATATCCTTGCCTCCCAGGTACACAATTAGTGTTTTTGGTGCTTATGATATCAAGTAGAACTGACCCCGTCCATTATTCAGATTTCGACGTTGTCATACTGAGTTGTGTACCAGAATTGTGAGCAATTTATTCTAATTAGATACAAACTTGAGAAATTTAGTGATAAAGTCAGGACAGTCAGATGGGTTCATCTAAATTAAAAGAAGAGCAATGTAACACTCTTTTATACCAATAACTGATGTGCTAACAGTAGATGCTTCTATCAATTTTCTGTGCATCTATCACGCAACAGAATCAGTTAACTATAACTATATTAGGCAGCAACAAAGAAGGTGTATCAGATCTGCTCTTATGATGGAATCAAGAAAAATAAATTCCTGGAGTCACCTACGAGGTAAGCAGACCATTTAGTTTATTTTTTTATGGGGTTCGGTTGATTTATTAATTTTCATGATGAAGGTCTGTCGCTATACCTTTTTGATTGCTATTTTGGCTGGCAGATTGCTCTACCACATCCAGAACTAATCTGTTTACTGATAAGAGTTTGGGgctgttgagtatattgtgtacgtgtatatttgtgtgtagggcccacctcttgtttcctttgtatagttgaggttatAGCCCACctatgtacttatatatacgtgcctggtgcaccgatcaatacatcgagattGCACAGCCTATTCTATATG is from Triticum aestivum cultivar Chinese Spring chromosome 1B, IWGSC CS RefSeq v2.1, whole genome shotgun sequence and encodes:
- the LOC123083763 gene encoding putative disease resistance protein RGA4, with product MAEVVAAMAIRPLVSLLMSKASSSLLDQYKVMEGMEEQHKILKRKLPAILDVITDAEEQATAHREGAKAWLQELKTVAYEANEVFDEFKYEALRREARKKGHYNKLGFDVIKLFPTHNRVAFRYKMGLKLCLILQAVEVLIAEMQVFGFKYQPQPPVSMEWRQTDYVITDPQEIASRSRDKDKKNIVATLLGQANNADLAVVPIVGMGGLGKTTLAQLIYNEPRIQKHFELLLWVCVSDVFDVNSLAKSIVEASPKKNDDTNKPQLERLQKLVSGQRYLLVLDDVWNREVHKWERLKDHLKHGAMGSAVLTTTRDKGVAEIMGADTHILGRLDDRFLKEIIEAGAFSSRKKKPVELAKMVDQIVNRCRGSPLAASALGSVLRTKATVKEWKAIASRSSICTEETGILPILKLSYNDLPSHMKQCFAFCAVFPKDYKIDVGKLIQLWIANGFIPQHKEDSLEIIGQLIFDELASRSFFLDIEKSKEDWGYYSRNSCKIHDLMHDIAMSVMEKECVAATMELSEIEWLGDTARHLFLSCKGTEGILNDSLEKRSPAIQTLICDSPMQSSLKHLSKYSSLHALELCMWTESFPLKPKYLHHLRYLDLSWSYIKSLPEDISILYNLQMLDLSYCSYLDRLPRQMKYMTSLCHLYTHGCPELKSMPPELGKLKKLQTLTCFVAAVTGLDCSDVGELQHLNLGGQLDLCQIENVIAAEEKVENLGNKKDLRELTLRWNSVCDSKVLDNFKPRGGLQVLKIYSYGGECMGMLQNMVEIHLVGCQRLQVLFRSSTIFTFPKLKVLTLEHLLGFERWWQIDERQEEQTIFPVLEKLFISHCGKLVALCEAPLLQRPCGEGGYKLVRSAFPALKVLELEDLESFKRWDEVEETQGEQILFPQLEELSIEKCPKLTALPEAPLLQEACSEGGYRLIHSAFPSLKVLKMIDLERFQRWGAATEGEQILFPQLEELFVLRCPEVIGLPEAPNLSVLHIIDGKQEIFHCVHSYLSSLTNLTLKLEYTEKTSEAECTSIVPVDNKEKWNQKSPLTVVELGCCNSFFGPGALEPWDYFVHLKKLEIDRCDVLVHWPEKVLQSLVSLRTLVITNCENLTGYAQAPLDPLASERSQHLRGLESLQLKWCESVVEMITGPASLKSMEIRSCPKLEYIFGKQQGMAELVEGSTSSEAIVPTAVSELSSSPMNHFYPCLEDLHLVGCGSLPAVLNLPPSLNTLQIADCSSIQVLSCQLGGLQKPQLTTSISRSPIMPEPLAAAATAIVHLLPPHLEVLGIQDCAGMLGGTLCLPAPLKALTIIGNSGLTSLECLSGEHPPSLEVLGLQRCSTLASLPNEPHVYSSLRFLKITGCPAIKKLPRCLQQELGSIKYKQLDAQHEVMALKPKTWKQMPRLVRERRNAATEAKERQRSTRQE